In one window of Macrotis lagotis isolate mMagLag1 chromosome 5, bilby.v1.9.chrom.fasta, whole genome shotgun sequence DNA:
- the KIFC1 gene encoding kinesin-like protein KIFC1 isoform X2, translating into MEKGNMELKVPPSKTSSSQLPVLGRGTKRRLDKENAPEPEKKRIRGPATAVTIAVSRPRVPPMATVPRTKKQEAAQKAPLKSGPWHTTATTTDVKSRKPISAISAPKSVSAASPTTARKGSSKRPAWDVKGQLCDLRKEFSACQARTEVLTKENQELRSQFGQAEQQVKSLEAENKVLMGELTKAQAQAKQDQLELVRLGARVQELEEHLHTQEGLVQSMQEERLQLREERRDLAARLDVQEAQLQESVAALAKSQADSTAQAALLAERTEHLHSLEMERRYLHNQLQELKGNIRVFCRVRPALPGESTPPPGLILFPPGPNGASEPSTRLSLTRPCDDRCSIIGGLPGPPVRYDFSFDRVFLPGSRQSEVFEEVSLLVQSALDGYPVCIFAYGQTGSGKTFTMEGGPGGDPQVEGLIPRAVRHLFSVAKKLEAQGWSYTFVASYVEIYNETIRDLLACVEALLNLARQSRAVARTAQNEQSSRSHSVFQLQISGKHLGQNLHCAAPLNLVDLAGSERLDPGLSTGPADRERLKETQAINSSLSTLGLVIMALSNKEPHVPYRNSKLTYLLQNSLRGSAKMLMFVNISPLEENFSESLNSLRFASKVNQCVIGTARANKK; encoded by the exons ATGGAAAAGGGAAACATGGAATTGAAGGTGCCCCCAAGCAAGACCTCATCTTCCCAATTGCCTGTGCTAGGCCGTGGTACAAAGAGAAGACTAGATAAAGAGAATGCCCCTGAGCCAGAGAAG aAACGGATTAGAGGTCCTGCAACAGCAGTGACTATCGCCGTCTCTCGTCCCAGGGTCCCTCCTATGGCCACTGTGCCCAGGACAAAAAAACAGGAAGCAG CACAGAAAGCTCCCCTGAAATCTGGACCCTGGCATACTACAGCTACCACCACAG ATGTGAAGAGTAGGAAGCCAATCTCTGCCATCTCTGCACCAAAATCTG TATCAGCAGCATCCCCTACAACAGCGAGGAAAGGATCCAGCAAGCGACCAGCCTGGGATGTGAAGGGACAGCTTTGTGACTTACGCAAGGAGTTCAGTGCCTGCCAGGCACGGACTGAAGTTCTTACCAAGGAGAATCAGGAACTAAGGAGCCAGTTTGGGCAAGCTGAGCAACAAGTCAAATCTCTGGAGGCTGAGAACAAGGTGTTGATGGGAGAGCTGACTAAGGCTCAGGCCCAAGCTAAGCAAGACCAGTTAGAGCTGGTGAGGCTGGGTGCCCGGGTCCAAGAACTGGAGGAACATCTGCATACTCAGGAAGGCCTAGTTCAGTCAATGCAAGAAGAGAGGTTACAGTTGCGAGAGGAGCGAAGGGACCTGGCTGCTCGACTAGATGTGCAGGAG GCACAACTCCAAGAGTCAGTGGCAGCTCTGGCCAAGAGTCAAGCTGATAGCACAGCCCAGGCAGCCTTATTAGCTGAGAGGACAGAACATCTGCACAGTCTTGAGATGGAGCGGCGGTATCTGCATAACCAACTGCAAGAGCTCAAGGGTAACATCCGCGTCTTTTGCCGAGTCCGCCCTGCCCTACCTGGAGAGTCCACACCACCGCCCGGCCTCATCCTTTTTCCTCCGGGGCCTAATGGGGCCTCTGAACCTTCTACTCGACTCAGCCTTACTCGGCCATGTGATGACCGGTGTAGCATTATAGGAGGGCTACCGGGTCCTCCAGTCCGATATGACTTCTCCTTTGACCGAGTGTTCCTACCAGGAAGCCGACAGAGCGAGGTGTTTGAAGAAGTCTCCCTGCTTGTACAGTCAGCCCTGGATGGTTACCCTGTGTGCATCTTTGCTTATGGCCAGACAGGCAGTGGCAAGACATTTACCATGGAAGGAGGTCCAGGGGGAGACCCTCAAGTTGAGGGACTGATCCCACGAGCTGTAAGGCATCTGTTTTCAGTAGCCAAGAAGCTGGAGGCCCAAGGCTGGAGCTACACCTTTGTGGCTAGCTATGTGGAGATCTACAATGAAACCATCAGGGACCTATTGGCCTGT GTGGAGGCTCTGCTCAATCTGGCTCGTCAGAGTCGGGCAGTGGCTCGAACTGCACAAAATGAACAGTCCTCACGAAGTCATAGTGTGTTCCAGCTGCAGATTTCAGGTAAGCACCTGGGACAGAATTTACACTGTGCAGCCCCTCTCAATCTAGTGGACCTGGCTGGGAGTGAAAGACTGGACCCTGGCTTGTCTACTGGCCCTGCAGACCGAGAACGACTGAAAGAGACCCAGGCCATCAACAGCAGCCTCTCTACTCTGGGCCTTGTTATCATGGCCCTGAGTAATAAG GAACCACATGTGCCGTACCGGAACAGCAAGCTGACATACCTGCTACAGAATTCTCTGAGGGGCAGTGCCAAGAT GCTTATGTTTGTGAATATCTCTCCGTTGGAAGAAAACTTCTCAGAGTCCCTCAACTCATTGAGATTTGCCTCCAAG gTAAACCAGTGTGTTATTGGTACTGCAAGGGCCAACAAGAAATAG
- the PHF1 gene encoding PHD finger protein 1 isoform X1 has protein sequence MAQPSRLSRSAALQPWEPTPPVPSPGTRPRLWEGQDVLARWTDGLLYLGTIKKVDSAREVCLVQFEDDSQFLVLWKDISPAALPGEELLCCVCRSESVVPGNRLVSCEKCRHAYHQDCHIPRAPAPGEGDGPSPWVCRQCVFAIATKRGGALKKGPYARAMLGMKLSLPYGLKGLDWDAGHLSNRQQSYCYCGGPGEWNLKMLQCRSCLQWFHEACTQCLSKPLLYGDRFYEFECCVCRGGPESVKRLQLRWVDVAHLVLYHLSVCCKKKYFDFDREILPFTSENWDSLLLGELSDTPKGERSSQLLSALNSHKDRFISGKEIKKRKCLFGLHARTPPPVEPHTGDGAHTSFPSGQGPGVGVSRPLGKRRRLEPEPRKKKLSKGKEEELGEPQEGQDQPEPREQRERARLRKALQASVSPPPPSPNQSYQGSSGYNFRPTDARCLPSSPIRMFASFHPSASTAGTPGDGDPPDRSPLDLQIAGFPSDSPRSVPHSPSSSSPGPSPVPSRRSAPQGPSPLCRGLAPGAGVGTRVGAGYLSRGDPVRVLARRVRPDGSVQYLVEWGGGGIF, from the exons ATGGCGCAGCCCTCCCGGCTGAGCCGCTCCGCTGCCCTCCAACCCTGGGAGCCCACTCCCCCAGTCCCTTCCCCAGGTACCAGACCCCGGCTTTGGGAGGGGCAAGATGTTCTGGCCAGATGGACTGATGGATTACTTTACCTGGGAACTATCAAGAAG GTGGATAGTGCTCGGGAGGTCTGTTTAGTGCAGTTTGAAGATGATTCCCAGTTTCTGGTTCTATGGAAAGACATTAGTCCAG CTGCCCTCCCTGGAGAAGAACTCCTATGCTGTGTCTGTCGATCTGAGTCTGTGGTCCCTGGAAACCGGCTGGTCAGCTGTGAGAAATGTCGACATG CATATCACCAAGATTGCCACATTCCAAGAGCCCCTGCccctggagaaggagatggcccATCCCCTTGGGTCTGCAGGCAGTGTGTCTTTGCTATCGCCACCAAG AGGGGAGGTGCTCTGAAGAAGGGTCCTTATGCACGGGCAATGCTGGGGATGAAGCTGTCTCTGCCATATGGGCTGAAGGGACTGGACTGGGATGCAGGACACCTGAGCAACCGGCAGCAGAGCTACTGTTACTGCGGGGGCCCTGGGGA gtGGAATCTAAAGATGCTACAATGTCGGAGTTGTCTCCAGTGGTTTCATGAGGCCTGCACTCAGTGTCTGAGCAAACCCCTCTTGTATGGGGACAG GTTCTATGAGTTTGAGTGTTGTGTCTGCCGTGGGGGACCTGAAAGTGTCAAGAGACTTCAGCTTCGATG GGTGGATGTTGCACATCTTGTCCTCTATCACCTCAGTGTTTGCTGTAAGAAGAAATATTTTGACTTTGACCGAGAGATCCTGCCATTCACTTCAGAGAACTGGGACAGCTTGCTTCTGGGAGAG CTCTCAGACACCCCTAAGGGAGAGCGGTCCTCTCAACTACTTTCTGCTCTCAACAGCCACAAGGACCG GTTTATCTCtgggaaagagataaagaaaaggaaatgtctgTTTGGGCTTCATGCTCGGACTCCTCCCCCTGTGGAGCCCCACACTGGAGATGGAGCACATACCAG CTTCCCTTCAGGGCAGGGCCCGGGGGTGGGGGTCTCACGCCCCCTGGGGAAGCGTCGTCGACTGGAACCAGAGCCTCGGAAGAAGAAACTatcaaagggaaaggaagaagagctGGGGGAACCCCAGGAGGGCCAGGATCAGCCCGAGCCCAGGGAGCAGAGGGAGCGGGCACGTCTTCGGAAGGCGCTGCAG GCTTCAGTGTCTCCACCTCCCCCCAGCCCTAACCAGAGCTACCAGGGCAGCAGTGGCTACAATTTCCGGCCCACGGATGCCCGCTGCCTGCCCAG CAGCCCCATCCGGATGTTCGCCTCCTTCCACCCCTCGGCCAGCACTGCAGGAACCCCTGGGGATGGAGACCCCCCAGACAG gTCACCCCTGGACCTTCAAATTGCTGGTTTCCCTTCGGATTCCCCAAGGAGTGTTCCACACTCACCGTCATCTTCATCCCCAGGCCCTTCCCCTGTTCCTTCCAGAAGATCAGCTCCCCAGGGTCCTTCCCCTCTATGTCGTGGCTTAGCTCCTGGAGCTGGTGTAGGAACCCGGGTAGGGGCTGGGTACCTGTCCAGAGGAGACCCTGTCCGTGTACTGGCTCGGAGAGTTCGACCTGATGGTTCTGTGCAGTACCTTgtggaatggggtgggggaggcatCTTCTAA
- the CUTA gene encoding protein CutA: MLVGRGPLVWLLGGVTALFLAVLWMHWLLAASSCLRLLPRAFSMASRPPETSTHHDSDYVAGSVSVVFVTCPSDKIANIIARAVVEKRLAACVNLIPQITSVYEWKGRIQEDSEVMMMMKTQTTLAPSLTEYIRSLHPYEVVEVITLPVQQGNLPYLHWVKDSTTPH; this comes from the exons ATGTTAGTGGGGCGAGGCCCCCTGGTCTGGCTCCTCGGCGGAGTG accGCTTTGTTCCTGGCCGTCCTGTGGATGCACTGGCTGCTCGCCGCCTCCTCCTGTCTTCGGCTGCTCCCCCGAGCCTTCTCCATGGCCTCACGGCCGCCCGAGACCTCGACCCACCATGACTCCGACTACGTCGCAGGCTCCGTCTCGGTCGTGTTCGTCACTTGCCCCAGTGACAAGATCGCCAACATTATCGCCAG GGCTGTGGTGGAGAAGCGACTAGCTGCCTGTGTTAATCTAATACCTCAAATTACGTCTGT CtatgaatggaaaggaagaattcaggaagatagtGAAGTGATGATG ATGATGAAGACTCAGACTACCTTGGCACCATCCTTGACAGAATATATTCG tTCTCTTCACCCATATGAAGTGGTGGAAGTCATTACATTGCCTGTACAACAGGGGAACCTCCCATACCTTCACTGGGTAAAAGATAGCACCACTCCACACTGA
- the PHF1 gene encoding PHD finger protein 1 isoform X3, with translation MAQPSRLSRSAALQPWEPTPPVPSPGTRPRLWEGQDVLARWTDGLLYLGTIKKVDSAREVCLVQFEDDSQFLVLWKDISPAALPGEELLCCVCRSESVVPGNRLVSCEKCRHAYHQDCHIPRAPAPGEGDGPSPWVCRQCVFAIATKRGGALKKGPYARAMLGMKLSLPYGLKGLDWDAGHLSNRQQSYCYCGGPGEWNLKMLQCRSCLQWFHEACTQCLSKPLLYGDRFYEFECCVCRGGPESVKRLQLRWVDVAHLVLYHLSVCCKKKYFDFDREILPFTSENWDSLLLGELSDTPKGERSSQLLSALNSHKDRFISGKEIKKRKCLFGLHARTPPPVEPHTGDGAHTSFPSGQGPGVGVSRPLGKRRRLEPEPRKKKLSKGKEEELGEPQEGQDQPEPREQRERARLRKALQASVSPPPPSPNQSYQGSSGYNFRPTDARCLPRSPLDLQIAGFPSDSPRSVPHSPSSSSPGPSPVPSRRSAPQGPSPLCRGLAPGAGVGTRVGAGYLSRGDPVRVLARRVRPDGSVQYLVEWGGGGIF, from the exons ATGGCGCAGCCCTCCCGGCTGAGCCGCTCCGCTGCCCTCCAACCCTGGGAGCCCACTCCCCCAGTCCCTTCCCCAGGTACCAGACCCCGGCTTTGGGAGGGGCAAGATGTTCTGGCCAGATGGACTGATGGATTACTTTACCTGGGAACTATCAAGAAG GTGGATAGTGCTCGGGAGGTCTGTTTAGTGCAGTTTGAAGATGATTCCCAGTTTCTGGTTCTATGGAAAGACATTAGTCCAG CTGCCCTCCCTGGAGAAGAACTCCTATGCTGTGTCTGTCGATCTGAGTCTGTGGTCCCTGGAAACCGGCTGGTCAGCTGTGAGAAATGTCGACATG CATATCACCAAGATTGCCACATTCCAAGAGCCCCTGCccctggagaaggagatggcccATCCCCTTGGGTCTGCAGGCAGTGTGTCTTTGCTATCGCCACCAAG AGGGGAGGTGCTCTGAAGAAGGGTCCTTATGCACGGGCAATGCTGGGGATGAAGCTGTCTCTGCCATATGGGCTGAAGGGACTGGACTGGGATGCAGGACACCTGAGCAACCGGCAGCAGAGCTACTGTTACTGCGGGGGCCCTGGGGA gtGGAATCTAAAGATGCTACAATGTCGGAGTTGTCTCCAGTGGTTTCATGAGGCCTGCACTCAGTGTCTGAGCAAACCCCTCTTGTATGGGGACAG GTTCTATGAGTTTGAGTGTTGTGTCTGCCGTGGGGGACCTGAAAGTGTCAAGAGACTTCAGCTTCGATG GGTGGATGTTGCACATCTTGTCCTCTATCACCTCAGTGTTTGCTGTAAGAAGAAATATTTTGACTTTGACCGAGAGATCCTGCCATTCACTTCAGAGAACTGGGACAGCTTGCTTCTGGGAGAG CTCTCAGACACCCCTAAGGGAGAGCGGTCCTCTCAACTACTTTCTGCTCTCAACAGCCACAAGGACCG GTTTATCTCtgggaaagagataaagaaaaggaaatgtctgTTTGGGCTTCATGCTCGGACTCCTCCCCCTGTGGAGCCCCACACTGGAGATGGAGCACATACCAG CTTCCCTTCAGGGCAGGGCCCGGGGGTGGGGGTCTCACGCCCCCTGGGGAAGCGTCGTCGACTGGAACCAGAGCCTCGGAAGAAGAAACTatcaaagggaaaggaagaagagctGGGGGAACCCCAGGAGGGCCAGGATCAGCCCGAGCCCAGGGAGCAGAGGGAGCGGGCACGTCTTCGGAAGGCGCTGCAG GCTTCAGTGTCTCCACCTCCCCCCAGCCCTAACCAGAGCTACCAGGGCAGCAGTGGCTACAATTTCCGGCCCACGGATGCCCGCTGCCTGCCCAG gTCACCCCTGGACCTTCAAATTGCTGGTTTCCCTTCGGATTCCCCAAGGAGTGTTCCACACTCACCGTCATCTTCATCCCCAGGCCCTTCCCCTGTTCCTTCCAGAAGATCAGCTCCCCAGGGTCCTTCCCCTCTATGTCGTGGCTTAGCTCCTGGAGCTGGTGTAGGAACCCGGGTAGGGGCTGGGTACCTGTCCAGAGGAGACCCTGTCCGTGTACTGGCTCGGAGAGTTCGACCTGATGGTTCTGTGCAGTACCTTgtggaatggggtgggggaggcatCTTCTAA
- the PHF1 gene encoding PHD finger protein 1 isoform X2, with the protein MAQPSRLSRSAALQPWEPTPPVPSPGTRPRLWEGQDVLARWTDGLLYLGTIKKVDSAREVCLVQFEDDSQFLVLWKDISPAALPGEELLCCVCRSESVVPGNRLVSCEKCRHAYHQDCHIPRAPAPGEGDGPSPWVCRQCVFAIATKRGGALKKGPYARAMLGMKLSLPYGLKGLDWDAGHLSNRQQSYCYCGGPGEWNLKMLQCRSCLQWFHEACTQCLSKPLLYGDRFYEFECCVCRGGPESVKRLQLRWVDVAHLVLYHLSVCCKKKYFDFDREILPFTSENWDSLLLGELSDTPKGERSSQLLSALNSHKDRFISGKEIKKRKCLFGLHARTPPPVEPHTGDGAHTSFPSGQGPGVGVSRPLGKRRRLEPEPRKKKLSKGKEEELGEPQEGQDQPEPREQRERARLRKALQASVSPPPPSPNQSYQGSSGYNFRPTDARCLPSPIRMFASFHPSASTAGTPGDGDPPDRSPLDLQIAGFPSDSPRSVPHSPSSSSPGPSPVPSRRSAPQGPSPLCRGLAPGAGVGTRVGAGYLSRGDPVRVLARRVRPDGSVQYLVEWGGGGIF; encoded by the exons ATGGCGCAGCCCTCCCGGCTGAGCCGCTCCGCTGCCCTCCAACCCTGGGAGCCCACTCCCCCAGTCCCTTCCCCAGGTACCAGACCCCGGCTTTGGGAGGGGCAAGATGTTCTGGCCAGATGGACTGATGGATTACTTTACCTGGGAACTATCAAGAAG GTGGATAGTGCTCGGGAGGTCTGTTTAGTGCAGTTTGAAGATGATTCCCAGTTTCTGGTTCTATGGAAAGACATTAGTCCAG CTGCCCTCCCTGGAGAAGAACTCCTATGCTGTGTCTGTCGATCTGAGTCTGTGGTCCCTGGAAACCGGCTGGTCAGCTGTGAGAAATGTCGACATG CATATCACCAAGATTGCCACATTCCAAGAGCCCCTGCccctggagaaggagatggcccATCCCCTTGGGTCTGCAGGCAGTGTGTCTTTGCTATCGCCACCAAG AGGGGAGGTGCTCTGAAGAAGGGTCCTTATGCACGGGCAATGCTGGGGATGAAGCTGTCTCTGCCATATGGGCTGAAGGGACTGGACTGGGATGCAGGACACCTGAGCAACCGGCAGCAGAGCTACTGTTACTGCGGGGGCCCTGGGGA gtGGAATCTAAAGATGCTACAATGTCGGAGTTGTCTCCAGTGGTTTCATGAGGCCTGCACTCAGTGTCTGAGCAAACCCCTCTTGTATGGGGACAG GTTCTATGAGTTTGAGTGTTGTGTCTGCCGTGGGGGACCTGAAAGTGTCAAGAGACTTCAGCTTCGATG GGTGGATGTTGCACATCTTGTCCTCTATCACCTCAGTGTTTGCTGTAAGAAGAAATATTTTGACTTTGACCGAGAGATCCTGCCATTCACTTCAGAGAACTGGGACAGCTTGCTTCTGGGAGAG CTCTCAGACACCCCTAAGGGAGAGCGGTCCTCTCAACTACTTTCTGCTCTCAACAGCCACAAGGACCG GTTTATCTCtgggaaagagataaagaaaaggaaatgtctgTTTGGGCTTCATGCTCGGACTCCTCCCCCTGTGGAGCCCCACACTGGAGATGGAGCACATACCAG CTTCCCTTCAGGGCAGGGCCCGGGGGTGGGGGTCTCACGCCCCCTGGGGAAGCGTCGTCGACTGGAACCAGAGCCTCGGAAGAAGAAACTatcaaagggaaaggaagaagagctGGGGGAACCCCAGGAGGGCCAGGATCAGCCCGAGCCCAGGGAGCAGAGGGAGCGGGCACGTCTTCGGAAGGCGCTGCAG GCTTCAGTGTCTCCACCTCCCCCCAGCCCTAACCAGAGCTACCAGGGCAGCAGTGGCTACAATTTCCGGCCCACGGATGCCCGCTGCCTGCCCAG CCCCATCCGGATGTTCGCCTCCTTCCACCCCTCGGCCAGCACTGCAGGAACCCCTGGGGATGGAGACCCCCCAGACAG gTCACCCCTGGACCTTCAAATTGCTGGTTTCCCTTCGGATTCCCCAAGGAGTGTTCCACACTCACCGTCATCTTCATCCCCAGGCCCTTCCCCTGTTCCTTCCAGAAGATCAGCTCCCCAGGGTCCTTCCCCTCTATGTCGTGGCTTAGCTCCTGGAGCTGGTGTAGGAACCCGGGTAGGGGCTGGGTACCTGTCCAGAGGAGACCCTGTCCGTGTACTGGCTCGGAGAGTTCGACCTGATGGTTCTGTGCAGTACCTTgtggaatggggtgggggaggcatCTTCTAA
- the KIFC1 gene encoding kinesin-like protein KIFC1 isoform X1 codes for MEKGNMELKVPPSKTSSSQLPVLGRGTKRRLDKENAPEPEKKRIRGPATAVTIAVSRPRVPPMATVPRTKKQEAAQKAPLKSGPWHTTATTTDVKSRKPISAISAPKSVSAASPTTARKGSSKRPAWDVKGQLCDLRKEFSACQARTEVLTKENQELRSQFGQAEQQVKSLEAENKVLMGELTKAQAQAKQDQLELVRLGARVQELEEHLHTQEGLVQSMQEERLQLREERRDLAARLDVQEAQLQESVAALAKSQADSTAQAALLAERTEHLHSLEMERRYLHNQLQELKGNIRVFCRVRPALPGESTPPPGLILFPPGPNGASEPSTRLSLTRPCDDRCSIIGGLPGPPVRYDFSFDRVFLPGSRQSEVFEEVSLLVQSALDGYPVCIFAYGQTGSGKTFTMEGGPGGDPQVEGLIPRAVRHLFSVAKKLEAQGWSYTFVASYVEIYNETIRDLLACVSGAQKCQGMEYEIRLAGPGSKELIVTNAQYVPVSCEEEVEALLNLARQSRAVARTAQNEQSSRSHSVFQLQISGKHLGQNLHCAAPLNLVDLAGSERLDPGLSTGPADRERLKETQAINSSLSTLGLVIMALSNKEPHVPYRNSKLTYLLQNSLRGSAKMLMFVNISPLEENFSESLNSLRFASKVNQCVIGTARANKK; via the exons ATGGAAAAGGGAAACATGGAATTGAAGGTGCCCCCAAGCAAGACCTCATCTTCCCAATTGCCTGTGCTAGGCCGTGGTACAAAGAGAAGACTAGATAAAGAGAATGCCCCTGAGCCAGAGAAG aAACGGATTAGAGGTCCTGCAACAGCAGTGACTATCGCCGTCTCTCGTCCCAGGGTCCCTCCTATGGCCACTGTGCCCAGGACAAAAAAACAGGAAGCAG CACAGAAAGCTCCCCTGAAATCTGGACCCTGGCATACTACAGCTACCACCACAG ATGTGAAGAGTAGGAAGCCAATCTCTGCCATCTCTGCACCAAAATCTG TATCAGCAGCATCCCCTACAACAGCGAGGAAAGGATCCAGCAAGCGACCAGCCTGGGATGTGAAGGGACAGCTTTGTGACTTACGCAAGGAGTTCAGTGCCTGCCAGGCACGGACTGAAGTTCTTACCAAGGAGAATCAGGAACTAAGGAGCCAGTTTGGGCAAGCTGAGCAACAAGTCAAATCTCTGGAGGCTGAGAACAAGGTGTTGATGGGAGAGCTGACTAAGGCTCAGGCCCAAGCTAAGCAAGACCAGTTAGAGCTGGTGAGGCTGGGTGCCCGGGTCCAAGAACTGGAGGAACATCTGCATACTCAGGAAGGCCTAGTTCAGTCAATGCAAGAAGAGAGGTTACAGTTGCGAGAGGAGCGAAGGGACCTGGCTGCTCGACTAGATGTGCAGGAG GCACAACTCCAAGAGTCAGTGGCAGCTCTGGCCAAGAGTCAAGCTGATAGCACAGCCCAGGCAGCCTTATTAGCTGAGAGGACAGAACATCTGCACAGTCTTGAGATGGAGCGGCGGTATCTGCATAACCAACTGCAAGAGCTCAAGGGTAACATCCGCGTCTTTTGCCGAGTCCGCCCTGCCCTACCTGGAGAGTCCACACCACCGCCCGGCCTCATCCTTTTTCCTCCGGGGCCTAATGGGGCCTCTGAACCTTCTACTCGACTCAGCCTTACTCGGCCATGTGATGACCGGTGTAGCATTATAGGAGGGCTACCGGGTCCTCCAGTCCGATATGACTTCTCCTTTGACCGAGTGTTCCTACCAGGAAGCCGACAGAGCGAGGTGTTTGAAGAAGTCTCCCTGCTTGTACAGTCAGCCCTGGATGGTTACCCTGTGTGCATCTTTGCTTATGGCCAGACAGGCAGTGGCAAGACATTTACCATGGAAGGAGGTCCAGGGGGAGACCCTCAAGTTGAGGGACTGATCCCACGAGCTGTAAGGCATCTGTTTTCAGTAGCCAAGAAGCTGGAGGCCCAAGGCTGGAGCTACACCTTTGTGGCTAGCTATGTGGAGATCTACAATGAAACCATCAGGGACCTATTGGCCTGTGTGAGTGGGGCCCAAAAGTGCCAGGGGATGGAGTATGAGATTCGACTGGCTGGCCCTGGAAGTAAGGAGCTTATTGTCACCAATGCACAATATGTCCCCGTTTCCTGCGAAGAGGAG GTGGAGGCTCTGCTCAATCTGGCTCGTCAGAGTCGGGCAGTGGCTCGAACTGCACAAAATGAACAGTCCTCACGAAGTCATAGTGTGTTCCAGCTGCAGATTTCAGGTAAGCACCTGGGACAGAATTTACACTGTGCAGCCCCTCTCAATCTAGTGGACCTGGCTGGGAGTGAAAGACTGGACCCTGGCTTGTCTACTGGCCCTGCAGACCGAGAACGACTGAAAGAGACCCAGGCCATCAACAGCAGCCTCTCTACTCTGGGCCTTGTTATCATGGCCCTGAGTAATAAG GAACCACATGTGCCGTACCGGAACAGCAAGCTGACATACCTGCTACAGAATTCTCTGAGGGGCAGTGCCAAGAT GCTTATGTTTGTGAATATCTCTCCGTTGGAAGAAAACTTCTCAGAGTCCCTCAACTCATTGAGATTTGCCTCCAAG gTAAACCAGTGTGTTATTGGTACTGCAAGGGCCAACAAGAAATAG